The Candidatus Poribacteria bacterium genome has a window encoding:
- a CDS encoding acetylxylan esterase: protein MYNADTHFKNLYDTVPRKYEFRETTREGLLAWQANFRPELREILGLDNMESDLEGYVPKAEQLEVLDMDSHFRESWYLWVEPTVPLPFYLLRPKTVEGKVPLILAPHGHNHPHIYAGIAHTETEEEHMLEGERDIARQAAVEEGYIAIAPTTRAFGETRTDADKQSNNTHSCRHQLVHSILVGRTPIGERVWDMSRLIDWAIQDLPIDAERIAITGNSGGGTVSLFAAACETRIAVAVPSCYFCTFEGSIGMIRHCECNYVPGVMRLGEMYDVAGLIAPRPFCAIAGRDDGIFPIDHVELAYERLKTIYMVAGVGDRCELFIGEGGHRYYKAGAWPFVRRYFGA from the coding sequence ATGTACAACGCTGACACACATTTCAAAAACTTATATGATACTGTCCCGCGGAAATACGAATTCCGAGAAACCACACGGGAAGGGCTGTTAGCATGGCAAGCCAATTTTCGTCCAGAGTTACGAGAAATCCTCGGCTTGGATAACATGGAATCCGATCTGGAAGGATACGTCCCGAAAGCGGAACAACTCGAAGTCTTGGATATGGATAGCCACTTCCGCGAAAGTTGGTATCTGTGGGTAGAGCCGACGGTGCCGTTGCCGTTTTATCTGCTTCGTCCGAAAACAGTCGAAGGCAAAGTGCCGCTAATCCTCGCACCGCACGGGCATAACCATCCGCATATTTATGCTGGTATTGCACATACGGAAACAGAGGAAGAACACATGCTGGAAGGTGAGCGCGACATCGCACGGCAGGCAGCCGTAGAGGAAGGCTACATCGCTATTGCACCGACAACGCGGGCATTCGGTGAAACGCGCACTGACGCGGATAAACAGTCGAACAATACGCACTCCTGCCGACATCAGTTGGTTCATAGTATACTCGTCGGGCGGACCCCGATCGGTGAGCGGGTGTGGGACATGTCACGCCTCATAGATTGGGCGATACAGGACTTACCGATAGATGCCGAACGTATTGCGATTACCGGTAATTCTGGCGGTGGGACGGTTTCGCTTTTTGCTGCAGCGTGTGAAACGCGCATCGCGGTTGCGGTGCCGAGTTGCTATTTCTGTACGTTTGAAGGGAGCATCGGCATGATCCGACACTGCGAATGCAACTATGTGCCGGGAGTCATGCGGCTTGGAGAGATGTACGATGTCGCAGGCTTAATCGCACCGCGTCCGTTTTGCGCAATCGCAGGACGAGATGACGGAATTTTCCCGATAGATCACGTCGAGCTGGCTTATGAGCGATTGAAAACTATCTACATGGTAGCAGGCGTTGGAGACAGGTGTGAACTTTTTATCGGTGAAGGCGGACACCGTTACTATAAAGCGGGCGCATGGCCCTTCGTACGACGATATTTTGGGGCATAA